One window from the genome of Bradyrhizobium xenonodulans encodes:
- the folE gene encoding GTP cyclohydrolase I FolE, which yields MTSQARRLERVAVAQAPSARPDRAEVEQAIRTMIRWAGDDPARDGLRETPDRVARAFEEYFSGYALDPTEILQKTFEEIEGYDEMIVLRGVRFESHCEHHMAPIVGRAWVAYIPQGRVVGISKLARVVDVYAKRLQIQEKMTAQIANTINDVLRPEGVGVIIKATHHCMTTRGAHKPGTDLVTSRMLGVFRDNALTRQELLGLANSDD from the coding sequence ATGACGTCACAAGCGCGCAGGCTGGAACGCGTCGCGGTCGCACAGGCGCCGAGCGCTCGGCCTGACCGGGCGGAGGTCGAGCAGGCGATCCGGACCATGATCCGCTGGGCCGGCGATGATCCCGCGCGCGATGGCCTGCGCGAGACGCCGGACCGCGTCGCGCGCGCCTTCGAGGAATATTTTTCCGGCTATGCGCTGGATCCGACCGAAATCCTGCAAAAGACCTTTGAGGAGATCGAAGGCTACGACGAGATGATCGTGCTGCGGGGCGTTCGCTTCGAGAGCCATTGCGAGCACCACATGGCGCCGATCGTCGGCCGCGCCTGGGTCGCCTATATCCCGCAAGGCCGTGTCGTCGGCATCTCCAAGCTCGCGCGTGTGGTCGACGTCTACGCCAAGCGTCTCCAGATCCAGGAAAAGATGACCGCGCAGATCGCCAACACCATCAACGACGTGCTGAGGCCCGAAGGCGTCGGCGTCATCATCAAGGCGACGCATCATTGCATGACCACGCGCGGTGCGCACAAGCCCGGGACCGATCTCGTCACCAGCCGCATGCTCGGCGTATTCCGCGACAATGCGCTGACGCGTCAGGAGCTGCTGGGGCTGGCCAATTCGGACGACTGA
- a CDS encoding FAD-dependent oxidoreductase, protein MTEDKKPSGPDLTKGVALTEFKDGKLLGHVGEEDVLLVQAGNEIFAIEPSCSHYHGPLAEGLVVGDTIRCPWHHACFSLRSGEATRPPALNALAVWNVTRDQDKITVQRKREAAKPSMAHRSAPTPDKFVIVGGGAAGFAAAETLRREGFAGAITMLSNDGAMPVDRPNLSKDYLAGNAPEDWLPLRGDDYYQDAGIDLRLNTNVSAIDAKTRSVTLGNGDKLPFDRLLLATGAEPVKLQIPGADQPHVHTLRSVADSRAIIKAAGSAKRALVIGASFIGLEVAASLRARKIEVHVVAPDERPMQKVLGPGMGDFVRVLHEENGVIFHLKDTVEKLDGTRATLKSGGVIEADLVVVGIGVKPRLALAEHAGLAADRGVSVSEYLETSIAGIFAAGDIARWPDPHSRQTIRVEHWVVAERQGQTAARNMLGKRERFDAVPFFWSQHYDVPINYVGHAESFDDIAIDGSIEGKDCLLKYRKGGRVFAVASIYRDLDNLKAELEMERSRA, encoded by the coding sequence ATGACCGAGGACAAGAAGCCAAGCGGGCCCGACCTGACCAAGGGCGTAGCGCTGACCGAGTTCAAGGACGGCAAATTGCTCGGTCACGTCGGCGAGGAGGATGTCCTGCTGGTGCAGGCCGGCAACGAGATCTTTGCGATCGAGCCGTCTTGCAGCCACTACCATGGTCCGCTCGCCGAAGGCCTCGTGGTCGGCGACACCATCCGCTGCCCCTGGCATCATGCCTGCTTCTCCTTGCGATCAGGCGAGGCGACGCGACCGCCGGCGCTGAATGCGCTTGCGGTATGGAACGTCACGCGCGATCAGGACAAGATCACCGTCCAGCGCAAGCGCGAAGCGGCCAAGCCGTCGATGGCCCATCGCAGTGCGCCGACGCCGGACAAATTCGTCATTGTCGGCGGCGGCGCGGCCGGCTTTGCGGCAGCCGAAACGCTTCGCCGCGAGGGTTTTGCCGGCGCGATCACCATGCTCAGCAATGACGGCGCGATGCCGGTCGACCGACCCAACCTCTCCAAGGATTATCTGGCCGGCAACGCGCCGGAGGATTGGCTGCCGCTGCGGGGCGATGACTATTATCAGGACGCCGGCATCGATCTTCGGCTGAACACGAATGTCTCCGCCATCGATGCGAAGACGCGCAGCGTCACGCTGGGCAATGGCGACAAGCTCCCGTTCGACCGGCTGCTGCTGGCAACCGGCGCCGAGCCGGTCAAGCTGCAAATTCCGGGGGCGGACCAGCCCCACGTCCACACCTTGCGCTCCGTCGCCGACAGCCGCGCCATCATCAAGGCCGCAGGCAGCGCGAAGCGCGCGCTCGTGATTGGCGCCAGCTTCATCGGTCTTGAAGTTGCGGCCTCGTTGCGGGCGCGCAAGATCGAGGTCCACGTGGTCGCGCCGGACGAACGGCCGATGCAGAAGGTGCTCGGCCCCGGCATGGGCGACTTCGTGCGCGTGCTGCATGAAGAGAACGGCGTGATCTTCCATCTCAAGGACACCGTGGAGAAGCTCGACGGCACCCGCGCCACGCTGAAGAGCGGGGGCGTCATCGAGGCTGATCTCGTCGTGGTCGGCATCGGCGTCAAGCCGCGCCTCGCACTCGCCGAGCACGCCGGGCTTGCGGCCGACCGCGGCGTCAGCGTGAGCGAATATCTGGAGACCAGCATCGCCGGCATTTTCGCGGCCGGCGATATCGCGCGCTGGCCCGATCCGCATTCCCGGCAAACCATCCGCGTCGAGCACTGGGTGGTGGCGGAGCGGCAGGGCCAGACTGCGGCGCGCAACATGCTCGGCAAGCGCGAGCGTTTTGATGCCGTGCCCTTCTTCTGGTCTCAGCACTATGACGTGCCGATCAACTATGTCGGTCATGCCGAAAGCTTCGACGACATCGCGATCGACGGCAGCATCGAAGGCAAGGACTGTCTGTTGAAGTACCGCAAGGGCGGCCGCGTCTTCGCGGTTGCCTCGATTTATCGCGACCTCGATAATCTCAAGGCCGAGCTCGAGATGGAGCGGTCACGCGCCTGA
- a CDS encoding ABC transporter substrate-binding protein, translated as MKAALVLAAALAAACLSTPVSAQKSYGPGVSDTEIKIGNTMPYSGPASPLGITGRVIAAYFDEVNEKGGVNGRKLNLMSLDDAFSPPKTMEAARRLVEGDGVAFIFATMGTAPSSAIAKYLNSNKVPQLFLISSASKWNDPANMPWSMALPWAPNYTSEAAIDVAYARAKNPNARFAVLYQNDDAGKEYLRGVKEALGADADKAIAMASSFEVADPTVDSQVLTLASTKADVFMIYSVTPRACAQAIRKAHEVGWQPTRFLASGCANKATVMVPAGLDAGKGVLSLGSLKPFVEAPKDDPAMTAYIEFMKKRLPNADINNVAGLYGYTVAEALVVLLKQCKDNLTRENIMAQASNLKSVPLSLLMPGITLNTTPQDFRPIKDGYMLQFDGNDWVVASELLRGT; from the coding sequence ATGAAAGCCGCTTTGGTCCTGGCCGCAGCGCTGGCTGCCGCCTGCCTGTCCACGCCAGTCTCCGCGCAAAAATCCTACGGTCCCGGCGTCAGCGACACCGAGATCAAGATCGGCAACACCATGCCCTATAGCGGCCCCGCATCGCCGCTCGGCATCACCGGCAGGGTCATCGCGGCTTATTTCGACGAGGTCAACGAGAAGGGCGGGGTCAACGGCCGCAAGCTCAATCTGATGTCACTCGACGACGCGTTCTCGCCGCCGAAGACGATGGAGGCCGCACGGCGGCTGGTCGAGGGCGACGGCGTCGCCTTCATCTTCGCGACCATGGGCACCGCGCCGAGCTCGGCGATCGCAAAATATCTCAACAGCAACAAGGTGCCGCAGCTGTTTTTGATCAGCTCGGCCTCGAAGTGGAACGATCCCGCCAACATGCCGTGGTCGATGGCGCTGCCCTGGGCGCCGAACTACACCAGCGAGGCGGCGATCGACGTCGCCTATGCCCGTGCCAAGAACCCGAACGCGCGCTTTGCGGTGCTCTACCAGAACGACGATGCCGGCAAGGAATATCTTCGCGGCGTCAAGGAGGCGCTTGGTGCGGACGCCGACAAGGCGATCGCGATGGCGTCGAGCTTCGAGGTCGCCGACCCCACCGTCGATTCCCAGGTGCTGACGCTCGCGAGCACCAAGGCTGACGTCTTCATGATCTATTCGGTGACGCCGCGCGCCTGCGCGCAGGCGATCCGCAAGGCCCACGAGGTCGGCTGGCAGCCGACGCGCTTTCTCGCGAGCGGCTGCGCCAACAAGGCGACGGTGATGGTGCCGGCCGGCCTCGATGCCGGCAAGGGCGTGCTGTCGCTCGGCTCGCTCAAGCCGTTCGTCGAAGCCCCCAAGGACGATCCGGCGATGACGGCCTATATCGAGTTCATGAAGAAGCGCCTGCCCAATGCCGACATCAACAACGTCGCCGGCCTCTACGGCTACACCGTCGCCGAGGCGCTGGTCGTCCTGCTCAAGCAGTGCAAGGACAATCTCACGCGCGAGAACATCATGGCGCAGGCGTCGAACCTGAAGAGCGTGCCGCTGTCGCTCTTGATGCCCGGCATCACGCTCAACACCACGCCGCAGGATTTCCGCCCGATCAAGGACGGCTACATGCTCCAGTTCGACGGTAACGACTGGGTGGTGGCGAGCGAGCTGCTGCGCGGGACGTGA
- a CDS encoding acyl-CoA dehydrogenase family protein, which yields MDFQHSARSLELQDRVRQFMRTHVEPVEELYYEQVKPEASRYKTPQILQDLKRLAREQGLWNLFLSGKHGQDLNNAGLTNLEYAPVKEIMGRILWAPEVFNCSAPDVGNMEVLANYGTKAQQERWLTPLLEGRIRSGFSMTEPQVASSDATNIQCAITRDGGDYVINGRKWFTSGAMNEDCEILIVMGKTAPDEPDRHRQQSMILVPRNTPGVRIVRDMLTYGYDDAPAGHPEIVYENVRVPAENMLLGEGRGFEIAQGRLGPGRIHHCMRLIGCAQHALELMCQRSVSRTAFGKPLAEQGSVREDIANSFCEIAQARLLTLQAADKMDREGNKAARDLIAAAKIVVPGMAARIIDRAIQIHGAAGVSQDTFLARAYVYARFIRIGDGPDQVHLAAVGKELIKRGGVMTG from the coding sequence ATGGACTTTCAACACTCCGCCCGTTCGCTGGAGCTCCAGGATCGCGTCCGCCAGTTCATGCGTACCCATGTCGAGCCGGTCGAGGAGCTCTATTACGAGCAGGTCAAGCCGGAAGCCTCACGTTACAAGACGCCGCAGATCCTCCAGGACCTGAAGCGGCTGGCGCGCGAGCAGGGGCTCTGGAACCTGTTCCTGTCCGGTAAGCACGGCCAAGACCTCAACAACGCTGGCCTGACCAATCTCGAATACGCCCCCGTGAAGGAGATCATGGGCCGCATCCTCTGGGCACCGGAGGTCTTCAACTGTTCGGCGCCTGACGTCGGCAACATGGAGGTGCTCGCAAATTACGGCACCAAGGCGCAGCAGGAGCGCTGGCTGACGCCGCTCTTGGAGGGGCGCATCCGCTCCGGCTTCTCGATGACCGAGCCGCAGGTCGCCTCCAGCGACGCCACCAACATCCAGTGCGCGATCACGCGCGACGGCGGCGATTACGTCATCAACGGGCGAAAGTGGTTCACGTCAGGCGCGATGAACGAGGATTGCGAGATCCTGATCGTGATGGGCAAGACCGCGCCCGACGAGCCCGATCGCCATCGCCAGCAATCCATGATCCTGGTGCCGAGAAACACGCCCGGCGTGCGCATCGTCCGCGACATGCTCACTTACGGCTATGACGACGCGCCGGCCGGCCATCCCGAGATCGTCTACGAGAACGTCCGCGTGCCGGCCGAAAACATGCTGCTCGGCGAGGGGCGCGGCTTCGAGATCGCGCAGGGCCGGCTCGGTCCCGGCCGCATCCATCATTGCATGCGGCTGATCGGCTGCGCCCAGCACGCACTGGAATTGATGTGCCAGCGGTCGGTCTCCCGCACGGCCTTCGGCAAGCCGCTAGCCGAGCAAGGCTCGGTGCGCGAGGACATCGCAAACTCCTTCTGCGAGATCGCGCAGGCGCGGCTGCTCACACTGCAAGCCGCCGACAAGATGGACCGCGAGGGCAACAAGGCCGCGCGCGATCTGATCGCGGCGGCCAAGATCGTGGTGCCCGGCATGGCCGCCCGAATCATCGACCGCGCCATTCAGATCCATGGCGCCGCCGGCGTCTCGCAGGATACGTTCCTCGCGCGCGCCTACGTCTACGCCCGCTTCATCCGCATCGGCGACGGCCCGGACCAGGTGCACCTTGCCGCCGTCGGCAAGGAGCTGATCAAGCGGGGCGGGGTGATGACGGGGTAG
- a CDS encoding LysR family transcriptional regulator: MAAQDFNDLLAFVAVARERSFTKAAAKLGVVQSTLSHTIKRLESQMGLRLLTRTTRSVGLTQAGERLLQSVAPRIEEIERDIAALMSLRDKPSGTIRITLSDHALEKAVWPKLAPVLKTYPDIKVEFSLDTGFRNIVEDGFDAGIRLGESVEKDMIAVRIGPDWRLVAVASPAYLKEHPRPKHPQDLVKHICIKRRLAAGGHYVWEFAKNGPDLRVRVEGQMTFNDSRAMIDAAVKGFGIAYVPEDMVSQQVRSGELVVVLDDWSPKFNGYYIYFPTSRQNSAAFKVIVDALRHHETQRKRG; the protein is encoded by the coding sequence ATGGCGGCCCAGGATTTCAACGATCTGCTGGCTTTCGTGGCGGTCGCCCGCGAGCGCAGCTTCACCAAGGCCGCCGCGAAGCTCGGCGTCGTGCAGTCGACGCTCAGCCATACGATCAAGCGGCTGGAATCGCAGATGGGCCTGCGGCTGCTCACGCGCACGACCCGAAGCGTCGGCCTGACCCAGGCGGGCGAACGGCTCTTGCAATCGGTTGCGCCCCGCATCGAGGAGATCGAACGCGACATCGCGGCGCTGATGTCGCTGCGCGACAAGCCGTCGGGCACCATCCGGATCACGCTCTCGGATCACGCCCTGGAAAAAGCCGTCTGGCCGAAGCTGGCGCCGGTCCTGAAGACATACCCTGACATCAAGGTCGAGTTCAGCCTCGACACGGGTTTCCGCAACATCGTCGAAGACGGCTTCGATGCGGGCATCCGACTCGGCGAGAGCGTCGAGAAGGACATGATCGCGGTGCGCATAGGCCCGGATTGGCGGCTCGTCGCGGTGGCCTCGCCCGCGTATCTGAAGGAGCATCCCAGACCGAAGCACCCGCAAGATCTCGTCAAGCACATCTGCATCAAGCGGCGCCTGGCGGCTGGCGGTCATTACGTATGGGAGTTCGCCAAGAATGGCCCTGACCTGCGGGTGCGCGTCGAGGGGCAAATGACCTTCAACGACTCGCGTGCGATGATCGATGCCGCCGTGAAAGGCTTCGGCATCGCCTATGTCCCTGAAGACATGGTCTCACAGCAGGTCCGGTCGGGTGAGCTCGTTGTCGTGCTTGACGACTGGTCGCCGAAATTCAACGGCTACTATATCTATTTTCCCACCTCGCGGCAGAACTCGGCGGCGTTCAAGGTGATCGTCGATGCGCTCCGCCATCACGAAACGCAACGAAAACGCGGCTAG
- a CDS encoding MFS transporter encodes MDARADQEAMQPAAWSAVFAVSLCAAMLVASEWMPVSLLTPIADSLQLTEGQAGQAISVSGLFAILTSLFISAATRGVDRRTVLLWLTGVTLVSGIIVAFAPNYPIFMAGRALVGMAVGGFWSMSAATMIRIVPARDLSRALAVLNGGNALATTIAAPLGSFLGQYIGWRGAFFCVVPIAALTLLWQFVTLPGMPSQERASAAAAFKVLRRSDVPYGMIAAALFFLGQFALFTYLRPFFETVTRVDVTTISVLLLVMGVAGLVGTTLIGFVVRDRLYASLVVMPFVMAVVAVALTAYGSSLGATAALTFLWGFVGTAAPVGWWKWLSVALPDDAEAGGGLMVAVIQLAITIGAAGGGVLFDHSGYRATFLFSAIILALSSSVIFIAALRRRARADAQCAACVPASPAP; translated from the coding sequence ATGGACGCCAGAGCCGATCAAGAAGCAATGCAACCGGCGGCATGGAGCGCGGTTTTCGCGGTGTCCCTTTGCGCCGCGATGCTCGTTGCATCCGAATGGATGCCCGTAAGCCTGCTCACGCCGATCGCGGACAGCCTCCAGCTGACGGAGGGACAGGCCGGGCAAGCCATCTCCGTGTCCGGCCTCTTCGCCATCCTCACCAGTCTTTTCATCTCGGCTGCGACGCGCGGAGTTGATCGCCGGACCGTCCTGCTGTGGCTGACCGGGGTCACGCTGGTCTCCGGCATCATCGTGGCCTTCGCGCCCAACTACCCGATTTTCATGGCCGGGCGTGCTCTCGTCGGCATGGCTGTCGGCGGTTTCTGGTCGATGTCGGCCGCGACGATGATCCGCATCGTGCCGGCGAGGGACTTGTCGCGCGCGCTGGCGGTTCTCAATGGCGGCAATGCCCTTGCAACGACAATTGCAGCGCCGCTCGGCAGCTTCCTCGGCCAGTACATCGGCTGGCGCGGTGCGTTCTTTTGCGTCGTGCCGATTGCCGCGCTGACCCTGCTTTGGCAATTCGTCACGCTGCCCGGGATGCCGAGCCAGGAGCGGGCAAGTGCGGCGGCGGCATTCAAGGTCCTGCGCCGGTCGGACGTGCCCTATGGCATGATCGCCGCGGCGTTGTTCTTCCTCGGCCAATTCGCACTCTTCACGTATCTGCGGCCCTTCTTCGAGACGGTGACGCGCGTCGACGTCACGACCATCTCGGTCCTGCTGCTCGTGATGGGTGTGGCCGGCCTTGTCGGCACGACCCTTATCGGGTTCGTCGTTCGCGATCGCCTCTATGCCTCTCTCGTTGTCATGCCGTTTGTGATGGCCGTCGTGGCGGTCGCATTGACGGCTTACGGTTCCTCGCTCGGTGCAACTGCGGCGCTGACGTTCCTGTGGGGCTTCGTCGGCACGGCGGCTCCGGTCGGCTGGTGGAAGTGGCTCAGCGTGGCATTGCCCGACGACGCGGAAGCAGGCGGCGGCCTGATGGTCGCGGTGATCCAGCTCGCGATCACGATCGGCGCGGCGGGCGGCGGCGTGCTGTTCGACCATAGCGGCTACCGGGCCACCT